A genomic segment from Capra hircus breed San Clemente chromosome 7, ASM170441v1, whole genome shotgun sequence encodes:
- the VMAC gene encoding vimentin-type intermediate filament-associated coiled-coil protein, whose product MSAPPPLQIREANAHLAAVHRRAAELEARLEAAECTVRAQAERLARHDQQLSAALDELGRAKDREIAALQEQLLTSEAAVQSLQAAVRQRDKLIGQLQPRAELLQDLCRRRPPLAGLLATLVEAERLGPLPASDSLPGRPSSPLANSTGEEEDSDQLEPAVFGTTV is encoded by the exons ATGTCAGCGCCGCCGCCCCTGCAAATCCGCGAGGCTAACGCACACCTGGCTGCCGTTCACCGGCGCGCGGCGGAACTGGAGGCGCGGCTGGAGGCAGCTGAGTGCACGGTGCGCGCCCAGGCCGAGCGCCTGGCGCGCCACGACCAGCAACTGAGTGCCGCTTTAGACGAGCTGGGACGCGCCAAAGACCG TGAGATTGCCGCCCTCCAGGAGCAGCTGCTGACCTCCGAGGCTGCTGTTCAGAGTCTGCAGGCTGCCGTGCGCCAGAGGGACAAGCTCATCGGGCAGTTGCAGCCCCGGGCTGAGCTGCTGCAGGATCTCTGCCGCCGCCGGCCGCCCCTGGCTGGGCTGCTGGCCACCCTGGTGGAGGCCGAGCGCCTGGGGCCCCTGCCGGCCAGTGACTCACTCCCTGGTAGGCCCAGCTCACCCCTTGCCAACAGTACTGGGGAGGAAGAGGACAGCGACCAGCTCGAGCCCGCAGTGTTTGGGACCACTGTGTGA
- the CAPS gene encoding calcyphosin — MDAVDTTMEKLRAQCLSRGASGIQGVARFFRRLDRDGSRSLDVGELQRGLAELGLVLDAAEMEGVCRRWDRDGSGTLDLEEFLRALRPPMSQAREAVVAAAFAKLDRSGDGVVTVDDLRGVYSGCTHPKVRSGEWTEEQVLRHFLDNFDSSEKDGQVTLAEFQDYYSGVSASMDTDEEFVAMMTSAWRL; from the exons ATGGATGCTGTGGACACCACCATGGAGAAGCTCCGAGCCCAGTGCCTGTCCCGAGGGGCCTCAGGCATCCAGGGTGTGGCCAG ATTTTTTCGCCGCCTGGACCGGGATGGGAGCCGCTCCCTGGATGTGGGGGAGCTCCAGCGGGGCTTGGCTGAGCTGGGGCTGGTGCTGGACGCAGCTGAAATGGAGGGCGTGTGCAGGCGCTGGGACCGTGATGGCAGCGGGACGTTGGACCTGGAGGAGTTCCTGCGAGCGCTGCGG ccccccatgTCCCAGGCCCGGGAGGCAGTAGTTGCAGCTGCGTTCGCCAAGCTGGACCGCAGTGGTGATGGCGTGGTGACCGTGGACGATCTCCGGGGGGTATACAGCGGCTGCACTCACCCAAAGGTGCGAAGCGGGGAGTGGACTGAAGAGCAGGTGCTCCGCCACTTCCTGGACAACTTCGACTCCTCTGAGAAGGACGGGCAG gTCACGCTGGCTGAGTTCCAGGACTACTACAGTGGTGTGAGCGCCTCCATGGATACAGATGAGGAGTTTGTGGCCATGATGACCAGCGCCTGGCGGCTGTGA